Proteins encoded within one genomic window of Thiothrix litoralis:
- a CDS encoding FprA family A-type flavoprotein — MADTPLNVSTWKEAVEFAPGVHWIGALDPTLRTFDIILKTANGTTYNSYLVRGSEGVAIIDTVKEGFEDEFFHRLESVARYDEIKVIVLNHLEPDHSGALPELMRRAPQARLYISTRATTMLKALLRPNREEPFEYTTVTTNDRVSLGDRHLRFLHTPFLHWPDTQCTYLEEQQVLFSGDVFGCHYCDVRLFNDRVGDFRFSFDYYYAHIMRPFKQWVMEALALIEPLKMKIVAPTHGPILRERPRRYVAHYRELSTSTLSREIGDTNKSLIIFYMSSYGNTARMAEAIYSGADTVEGVRVSLYDLEGGEVAPFVDLIEDADALLFGSPTINGDAVKPVWDLLSSLAVVNLKGKIGAAFGSYGWSGEAVRMVEDRMRGLKMRVPREGIRVKLIPTQEELDECTGFGREIANILVGKEVQRGVIEFGDLT, encoded by the coding sequence ATGGCTGACACCCCGCTCAACGTTTCCACATGGAAGGAAGCGGTCGAATTCGCCCCCGGCGTCCACTGGATCGGCGCACTCGACCCCACCTTGCGCACCTTCGACATCATCCTCAAAACCGCCAACGGCACGACTTACAACTCGTATCTGGTACGCGGCAGCGAAGGCGTTGCCATCATCGACACGGTGAAAGAAGGTTTTGAGGACGAATTTTTCCATCGGCTGGAATCGGTAGCGCGTTACGACGAAATCAAAGTGATCGTGCTCAACCATCTGGAGCCTGATCATAGCGGCGCACTGCCGGAACTGATGCGCCGCGCCCCACAAGCACGGCTGTACATTTCCACCCGCGCCACGACCATGCTCAAAGCCTTGTTGCGTCCCAACCGCGAAGAGCCGTTTGAATACACCACCGTCACCACCAATGACCGGGTAAGCCTCGGCGACCGCCATTTACGCTTCCTGCACACGCCATTCCTACACTGGCCGGATACGCAATGCACCTATCTGGAAGAGCAACAAGTGCTGTTTTCTGGTGATGTGTTTGGCTGCCATTACTGCGATGTGCGCCTGTTTAACGACCGGGTGGGCGATTTCCGCTTTTCATTCGATTACTACTACGCGCACATCATGCGCCCGTTCAAGCAGTGGGTGATGGAAGCACTCGCCTTGATCGAACCGTTGAAGATGAAAATCGTCGCGCCAACACACGGCCCGATTCTGCGCGAACGCCCACGCCGTTACGTGGCGCATTACCGCGAGCTATCCACCTCCACCCTTAGCCGCGAAATCGGCGACACCAACAAGTCGTTGATCATTTTCTACATGAGTTCCTACGGTAATACGGCACGCATGGCAGAAGCGATTTACAGCGGTGCGGATACGGTCGAAGGCGTGCGCGTATCGCTGTACGACCTCGAAGGCGGCGAAGTCGCGCCTTTCGTTGACCTGATTGAAGACGCCGACGCGTTGCTGTTCGGTTCCCCCACCATCAACGGCGATGCGGTCAAGCCGGTATGGGATTTGCTCTCGTCGCTGGCAGTGGTGAACCTCAAAGGCAAGATCGGCGCAGCGTTCGGCTCGTATGGCTGGAGCGGCGAAGCAGTGCGCATGGTCGAAGACCGGATGCGCGGGCTGAAAATGCGGGTTCCGCGTGAAGGCATCCGCGTCAAACTGATTCCAACACAAGAAGAATTGGATGAATGCACAGGGTTTGGTAGAGAAATAGCCAATATTCTGGTGGGCAAGGAAGTGCAGCGCGGGGTCATTGAATTCGGCGACCTCACCTGA
- a CDS encoding 2Fe-2S iron-sulfur cluster-binding protein: MAKAKITFEDINQTVNVPAGTRIIEISEKIGAGVIYGCREGDCGTCMMEVTEGWNNLTEPSVLEEKVLRENMAGRHYRLACQAQILGDCKVKPA, from the coding sequence ATGGCAAAGGCAAAAATTACCTTTGAAGACATCAACCAAACGGTCAATGTCCCTGCCGGAACGCGCATTATCGAAATCTCCGAAAAGATTGGGGCGGGCGTTATTTACGGTTGCCGCGAAGGCGATTGCGGCACTTGCATGATGGAAGTCACCGAAGGCTGGAACAACCTGACCGAACCTTCCGTGCTGGAAGAAAAAGTCCTGCGCGAAAACATGGCAGGCCGCCACTACCGCCTTGCGTGCCAAGCGCAAATCCTCGGCGATTGCAAAGTTAAACCCGCCTAA
- a CDS encoding 2Fe-2S iron-sulfur cluster-binding protein, whose translation MALITFSSPEYKDKTVYAVAGSFTETVLKIAKTNKIPIQFSCGDGECGTCVVKVTQLGDKAPMGYHLEEKEKTVLLELGKITKSEMEDMIVNDLPSKWRLACQFIPRDEDVFVEY comes from the coding sequence ATGGCATTAATTACTTTTTCCAGCCCCGAATACAAGGACAAAACCGTGTACGCGGTGGCAGGCAGCTTCACCGAAACCGTGCTGAAAATTGCCAAAACCAACAAGATTCCGATCCAGTTTTCCTGCGGTGATGGCGAATGCGGCACTTGCGTGGTTAAGGTCACGCAACTGGGCGACAAAGCGCCAATGGGCTATCACCTGGAAGAAAAGGAAAAGACTGTCTTGCTGGAACTCGGCAAAATCACCAAAAGCGAGATGGAAGACATGATCGTTAATGATTTGCCGAGCAAATGGCGGCTGGCTTGCCAATTTATTCCGCGTGATGAGGATGTTTTCGTCGAGTATTGA
- a CDS encoding nitrogen fixation protein NifQ, whose translation MTAMPKPPNLLQTHYAYLIQHRRGETNEHLLATMYASALCGQGAMPLYLGLPLDIFRTMMEYHFPTLPQLPLPAHVASLDFARLPELDDLRTLLQQNLSQSSPMAGWMTEILIAGCTGNDHLWQDLGLWSRKDLSALMHDNFRPLAERNDKDMKWKKFLYKQMCIGEGVYVCRAPSCEVCVDYAACFGE comes from the coding sequence ATGACCGCCATGCCCAAACCACCTAACCTCTTGCAAACGCATTATGCCTACCTAATACAGCACCGCCGTGGCGAAACCAACGAGCACCTGTTGGCAACCATGTACGCCTCTGCCCTGTGCGGACAAGGCGCAATGCCGCTCTACCTCGGCTTACCGCTGGACATTTTCCGCACGATGATGGAATACCATTTCCCGACCCTGCCACAATTACCGCTACCTGCTCACGTCGCATCGCTGGATTTTGCACGTCTGCCAGAACTTGATGACCTACGCACCCTTCTCCAACAAAACCTCAGCCAATCGTCACCGATGGCAGGCTGGATGACCGAAATACTCATCGCGGGATGTACGGGCAACGATCACCTCTGGCAAGACCTCGGATTGTGGTCGCGCAAAGACTTATCCGCTCTCATGCACGATAATTTCCGTCCCCTCGCCGAACGGAACGACAAAGACATGAAGTGGAAAAAATTCCTCTACAAGCAAATGTGCATTGGCGAAGGCGTTTACGTGTGCCGTGCGCCTTCCTGTGAAGTTTGCGTGGATTACGCCGCATGTTTCGGGGAATAG
- the draG gene encoding ADP-ribosyl-[dinitrogen reductase] hydrolase — MFRGIAAYLGLAIGDALGATVEFMTPAEIRHEYGTHQHIIGGGWLKLKAGEITDDTEMSLALGDAILAAGKVDPTSVAEAFSQWMRSKPKDIGNTVRRGIVQFRRTGQTIMPESEHDAGNGACMRCLPVALATVHSSWTDVQTASRLQAHTTHNNPVSDAGTECIIQMVQAAIRGKSLAELELLAHQLVQDYPVFEYRHRQRRRDNPSGYIVDTLQAVFQSLFSTDNFEAALVDVVNRGGDADTTGAILGMVAGALYGIDNIPTRWLERLDPNIRAQCTQQARALYQLAQQGHTP, encoded by the coding sequence ATGTTTCGGGGAATAGCCGCCTACCTCGGCCTTGCCATCGGTGATGCCTTGGGTGCAACGGTCGAATTCATGACCCCGGCAGAAATCCGCCACGAATACGGCACGCACCAACACATCATCGGCGGCGGCTGGCTGAAACTCAAAGCGGGCGAAATCACCGACGACACCGAAATGAGCCTTGCCTTAGGCGATGCCATCCTTGCTGCGGGCAAAGTCGACCCCACCAGCGTGGCGGAAGCCTTCAGTCAATGGATGCGCAGCAAACCCAAAGACATCGGCAATACCGTGCGACGTGGCATCGTGCAATTCCGCCGCACCGGACAAACCATCATGCCGGAAAGCGAACACGACGCAGGCAATGGCGCGTGTATGCGCTGCCTGCCCGTAGCCCTTGCCACCGTGCATTCGTCATGGACAGACGTGCAAACAGCCTCCCGCCTGCAAGCCCATACCACCCATAACAACCCGGTATCGGACGCAGGCACTGAATGCATTATCCAGATGGTGCAAGCCGCCATTCGCGGCAAATCACTGGCAGAATTGGAATTACTCGCGCACCAACTGGTGCAAGATTACCCCGTGTTTGAATACCGCCACCGCCAACGCCGCCGCGACAACCCCAGCGGCTACATCGTCGATACCTTGCAAGCCGTGTTCCAGTCACTATTTTCCACCGACAACTTTGAAGCCGCCCTAGTTGATGTGGTCAACCGGGGCGGCGATGCCGACACCACGGGCGCAATCCTCGGCATGGTGGCTGGCGCACTGTACGGCATAGACAACATCCCCACCCGCTGGCTGGAACGGCTCGACCCCAACATCCGCGCCCAATGCACCCAACAAGCCCGCGCCCTTTACCAACTGGCACAACAAGGACACACCCCATGA
- a CDS encoding Rrf2 family transcriptional regulator, with amino-acid sequence MRLSRKDEHSITAMLSLAATDRYAAPISLTELSESLGISTSYLEHIFSGLRKHGLVEGLRGVGGGYRLARPATQISIADILHATHALTDEDTLESTLATVDTRGLEAAQGWVELSRRIRDFLGELTLADFASTKPSSVWKQREDSVSNYIATMFPPHTVYNNSMSA; translated from the coding sequence ATGAGACTTTCCCGCAAAGACGAACACTCCATCACCGCGATGCTGTCACTGGCTGCCACTGACCGCTACGCCGCCCCGATCAGCCTCACCGAATTGTCGGAGTCGCTGGGCATTTCCACCTCGTATCTGGAACACATTTTCAGCGGCCTACGCAAACACGGCTTGGTCGAAGGCTTGCGCGGCGTAGGCGGCGGCTACCGGCTGGCACGCCCTGCCACACAGATCAGCATTGCCGACATCCTCCACGCCACCCACGCGCTGACAGATGAGGACACGCTAGAAAGCACGCTTGCAACCGTGGATACACGCGGGCTGGAAGCTGCCCAAGGGTGGGTGGAACTCAGCCGCCGTATCCGCGACTTTCTCGGCGAACTCACCCTTGCCGATTTCGCCAGCACCAAACCCAGCAGTGTGTGGAAACAGCGTGAAGATTCCGTCAGCAATTACATCGCCACCATGTTTCCGCCGCACACCGTCTACAACAACAGTATGTCTGCTTAA
- a CDS encoding HesB/IscA family protein, translated as MIILTDNAQKALGRFIEGADKSIAGLRIGVSGGGCSGLQYSMSLVEAKADGDLEVPFPALTVFVDPESAPKLEGLTVDFIDGIDGSGFKFENPNATNSCGCGKSFAA; from the coding sequence ATGATCATACTGACCGACAATGCCCAGAAAGCCCTCGGACGTTTCATTGAAGGCGCAGACAAATCCATCGCTGGCTTGCGCATTGGCGTTTCCGGCGGCGGCTGTTCCGGCTTGCAATATTCGATGAGCTTGGTCGAAGCCAAAGCCGACGGCGATCTGGAAGTCCCATTCCCTGCACTGACCGTCTTCGTTGACCCCGAAAGTGCGCCGAAACTGGAAGGTTTAACCGTGGATTTCATCGACGGTATCGACGGCAGCGGTTTCAAGTTTGAAAACCCCAATGCCACCAATAGCTGCGGTTGCGGCAAATCATTCGCTGCCTGA